Proteins from a genomic interval of Psychrobacter fulvigenes:
- a CDS encoding NUDIX hydrolase, whose amino-acid sequence MTVFQPSVRFDEFSVALPKLIRHPTLRQLAERVQNETLNELKIPATPDFTDTSRSARVLDSLYQTPIADASILVAITHERHPKLLLTRRAAHMTSHAGEVSCAGGKYDIGDGSNVITALREACEETALPPNKVQLLGQLPIQISKSGMSVRPIVALIAPDLVLVPEIGEISRIFWADFEALLTQPTVEYSVEYKMLDQTATLLTPSWQVDGETVWGLTGRVIANLLETGFDRQLEWYYHIKDQHDLLR is encoded by the coding sequence ATGACGGTATTTCAGCCTTCTGTACGTTTTGATGAGTTTTCAGTTGCGTTACCAAAACTTATTCGTCATCCGACACTCAGACAGCTGGCTGAACGGGTGCAGAATGAAACATTAAATGAGCTAAAAATCCCAGCGACGCCTGATTTTACTGATACTTCCCGCAGTGCTCGCGTTTTAGACAGCTTATATCAAACACCGATTGCGGATGCGTCAATATTGGTTGCTATTACCCATGAGCGCCATCCTAAGCTGTTGTTGACGCGCCGCGCTGCACATATGACCAGTCATGCAGGGGAGGTCTCTTGTGCAGGCGGTAAATACGACATTGGTGATGGCAGTAACGTCATTACTGCTTTGCGCGAGGCTTGTGAGGAAACAGCACTACCGCCGAATAAAGTACAATTGCTCGGTCAGCTGCCTATTCAGATATCTAAAAGTGGCATGAGTGTCCGTCCAATTGTGGCACTCATCGCGCCAGATTTGGTATTGGTGCCTGAGATTGGCGAGATATCACGTATCTTTTGGGCAGACTTTGAAGCGCTACTGACTCAGCCGACGGTAGAGTATTCAGTCGAATATAAAATGCTAGATCAGACTGCAACTCTGCTGACGCCCAGCTGGCAAGTGGATGGTGAGACGGTCTGGGGTTTGACAGGGCGAGTCATCGCTAATCTGCTAGAAACTGGCTTTGATCGACAGCTTGAATGGTATTATCACATAAAAGATCAGCATGACCTATTACGCTAG
- a CDS encoding NUDIX hydrolase, with amino-acid sequence MRYCLQCGHEAERKIPPTDNIPRLVCPNCSYIHYENPKVICGSLVVHKGRVLLCRRAIEPQYGLWTIPAGFMENGETMAEGAARECFEEADAVALNPHLYCIYDLPAIGQIYSIYLTDLKDGAYGIGAESLDCALFSEEDIPWDKLAFEAVRRTLTSYFADRKQFDTLADFPIHQDTIGKDLSIKRY; translated from the coding sequence ATGCGCTATTGCTTACAATGCGGTCATGAAGCTGAACGCAAAATCCCACCCACTGATAATATACCGCGTTTGGTCTGTCCCAATTGCAGCTATATTCATTATGAAAATCCAAAAGTGATCTGTGGCTCTTTGGTAGTGCATAAAGGCAGAGTGCTGTTGTGTCGCCGTGCCATCGAACCTCAGTATGGCTTATGGACCATACCAGCAGGCTTTATGGAAAACGGTGAGACCATGGCGGAAGGCGCTGCACGCGAGTGCTTTGAAGAAGCTGATGCCGTGGCGCTCAATCCACATTTGTACTGCATTTATGATCTACCAGCTATCGGACAGATCTACAGCATTTATTTGACTGACTTAAAAGATGGCGCTTATGGCATCGGCGCTGAAAGCCTGGACTGTGCGCTATTTAGTGAAGAGGATATCCCGTGGGATAAGCTTGCCTTTGAAGCCGTACGCCGCACATTGACCAGTTATTTTGCTGATCGCAAGCAGTTCGATACCTTAGCCGACTTTCCTATTCATCAGGATACAATCGGTAAAGATCTGAGTATTAAGCGTTATTAG
- a CDS encoding DUF2799 domain-containing protein — MLRFALSVTALSSIYLLSGCATLSKEECMVGDWQTIGYNDGVAGYHSERLASHAKACAKASIAPDYQAWERGRQLGLKQYCTASNAYNLGRRGRKLNNVCPIAVVNTLQKANQRGLDYYSLERQIEEDNRLLDEYQNEFDKLENGEILDFANEKEARARLLHLSSELRKVTHRITNTQRQLNSFNQMRRPYD; from the coding sequence ATGTTACGATTTGCATTAAGCGTAACGGCTCTTAGTAGCATTTATCTACTGTCAGGCTGTGCGACCTTATCGAAAGAGGAGTGCATGGTCGGCGATTGGCAGACGATTGGCTACAATGACGGTGTGGCAGGCTACCATTCAGAGCGACTCGCATCCCATGCCAAAGCTTGTGCAAAAGCCAGTATTGCACCTGATTATCAGGCATGGGAGCGCGGTCGTCAGCTTGGTCTCAAGCAGTATTGCACGGCCAGTAACGCTTATAACCTTGGTAGACGTGGGCGTAAACTAAACAATGTCTGTCCGATAGCGGTGGTAAACACCCTACAAAAGGCCAATCAACGTGGCCTAGATTACTATTCTTTAGAACGTCAAATAGAGGAAGATAATCGGCTGCTAGATGAATATCAGAATGAATTTGATAAGCTCGAAAATGGTGAGATACTAGACTTTGCTAATGAAAAAGAGGCACGCGCGCGATTACTACATTTATCGTCAGAGCTGCGAAAAGTGACACACCGTATCACTAATACGCAGAGACAACTCAACTCATTCAACCAGATGAGGAGGCCTTATGACTGA
- a CDS encoding serpin family protein → MVFSKKSQWLGLLVLALALSGCDKQTSTLPSNNAEMTIEQDILAAQKALSRYFKQEFVPSDDVGATAAGVERIVAANNDFAFNMYQKLSQNDDNLLFSPYGLSSAMMLGYAAAQGQTYEEIKEVFFYPPMEEMLPNTAAIYNQLNRPNPDYSLASSNKLWVQQELSPTKDYLETVTRYLGAQVTPVDFIKDRASARQTINKAISEQTNARIPELLSDSAVNESTRNILTNALYFKGTWANEFFAESTKPEPFHVFESSHDKASVPTVDMMYQNNTFNYTEDQHAQVIELPYKGDSLSMMVVLPKATDKSSMERLSASLTADKVRAWRDQFDYKNVDLYLPKFKLNMNYELAEVLGSMGMPTAFLAAADFSMFSSSSQLVFDKVIHQAVIEVDEMGTEAAETALVIDASTAEAPVAPVVFKADHPFIFFIYDKQINTVLFMGKMMMPPASSVTSD, encoded by the coding sequence ATGGTTTTTTCTAAAAAATCGCAATGGTTAGGACTGTTGGTATTAGCACTAGCGCTTAGCGGCTGCGATAAGCAGACATCAACTTTACCCTCTAATAATGCAGAGATGACGATAGAGCAGGATATTTTGGCTGCACAAAAAGCATTATCCCGTTATTTTAAACAAGAGTTTGTGCCGTCAGATGATGTAGGAGCGACTGCTGCAGGTGTTGAGCGCATCGTAGCTGCTAATAATGACTTTGCATTTAACATGTATCAAAAACTTTCTCAGAATGATGATAATTTACTTTTTTCTCCTTATGGCTTATCGTCAGCGATGATGCTTGGTTATGCAGCTGCACAAGGTCAAACTTATGAGGAGATTAAAGAGGTCTTTTTTTATCCGCCAATGGAAGAAATGCTACCAAATACAGCGGCTATCTATAATCAGCTGAATCGTCCTAACCCAGATTATAGTCTGGCCAGTAGCAATAAGTTATGGGTACAACAAGAGTTGTCACCCACAAAAGACTATTTAGAGACGGTTACGCGTTACTTGGGTGCTCAAGTGACGCCTGTAGATTTTATTAAAGATAGAGCATCAGCACGGCAGACCATTAACAAAGCGATTAGTGAACAGACCAATGCTCGTATACCAGAGCTGCTATCTGATAGTGCAGTCAACGAAAGTACGCGCAATATTCTGACCAATGCCCTATATTTCAAAGGCACATGGGCCAATGAGTTTTTTGCAGAAAGCACTAAACCTGAGCCTTTTCATGTTTTTGAGTCGTCTCATGATAAGGCCTCCGTGCCTACTGTCGATATGATGTATCAAAATAATACTTTTAATTATACTGAGGATCAGCACGCGCAAGTCATTGAGTTACCATATAAAGGCGACTCATTGTCTATGATGGTTGTACTGCCGAAGGCTACAGATAAGTCAAGTATGGAGCGACTCAGCGCATCGTTAACCGCTGATAAAGTCAGAGCGTGGCGAGATCAGTTCGATTATAAAAACGTAGATTTATATTTGCCTAAGTTTAAGCTGAATATGAACTATGAGTTAGCTGAAGTATTGGGTTCAATGGGAATGCCAACCGCATTTTTAGCAGCAGCAGATTTTTCCATGTTCAGCTCGTCATCCCAGTTGGTGTTTGATAAGGTCATTCATCAAGCCGTGATAGAAGTCGATGAGATGGGTACAGAGGCAGCAGAAACGGCGTTGGTCATAGACGCTTCTACAGCAGAAGCGCCAGTAGCGCCCGTTGTGTTTAAGGCAGATCATCCTTTTATTTTCTTTATTTATGACAAACAGATCAACACCGTTTTATTTATGGGAAAGATGATGATGCCACCAGCATCATCAGTAACTTCTGATTAA
- a CDS encoding oxygenase MpaB family protein, translating to MDKNNTNPASILTENQRRQSTASYQRHGRTTAIDDHSDLQVLRRIKRYLLPKDFTISQDLLHEMVAGYDIGDPLADALATDGIRFAKPLQQIISSGSHNVGNDIISNPSFSTLTEQFSSHPDWFDPKLAEVGAIAYRRYPLMLIWLLRNVALMAGYSIPALSLPLIQTGALTNDALPRLMRTYAYILAVSEHPQSNMSARNDRKPIDQVLDIGSEGWRQSIRVRQIHTLVRQNLLKGKLTGAAGLIPEAAQHHNPDGSWNRDYWGVPINQTDMIATHLQFSLLIMRGLQLLGARISKEEAQGILHLWNLASYWMGVDLNRLPKDEAACWEWLYTYLSIQQLDFKMGRPLAKALHDLPRQLMGEDNRRGRFVEMVNASVTRTLVGDDVGDGLELPKSKIRFGVLSSVPILFTLDTARQHNQTVADKLEAFRAKRQDNMNWWLKRNDEYYK from the coding sequence ATGGACAAGAACAACACCAATCCCGCAAGTATTTTGACTGAAAACCAGCGCCGACAATCGACAGCATCTTATCAGCGCCATGGACGTACCACCGCTATTGACGATCATAGCGACCTGCAGGTTTTAAGACGTATTAAGCGTTACTTATTACCAAAAGACTTTACCATCTCGCAGGATTTATTACATGAGATGGTCGCGGGTTACGATATTGGCGATCCGCTGGCAGATGCGTTAGCCACTGATGGTATCCGTTTTGCAAAGCCCTTACAGCAAATCATTAGCAGCGGCAGCCATAACGTTGGCAATGATATTATCTCCAACCCGTCCTTTAGCACACTCACTGAGCAATTTAGCAGCCACCCTGATTGGTTTGATCCCAAGCTTGCGGAGGTCGGCGCTATCGCATACCGCCGTTATCCCCTTATGCTGATTTGGCTACTGCGCAATGTCGCATTGATGGCTGGCTACAGCATTCCTGCCCTATCCTTGCCTCTGATTCAAACTGGCGCACTGACAAATGACGCTCTACCACGTCTGATGCGTACCTATGCTTATATTTTAGCGGTCTCTGAGCATCCACAGTCCAATATGAGCGCGCGCAATGATCGCAAACCTATTGACCAAGTACTAGACATCGGCTCTGAAGGTTGGCGGCAGTCTATCAGAGTTCGCCAAATCCATACCTTGGTACGTCAGAATTTACTCAAGGGTAAGCTGACGGGTGCTGCAGGTCTCATTCCTGAAGCGGCTCAGCATCATAACCCTGATGGCAGTTGGAATAGGGATTACTGGGGTGTACCAATTAACCAGACGGATATGATTGCCACGCATTTACAGTTTTCCTTACTCATCATGCGCGGGCTACAATTACTAGGCGCACGTATTAGCAAAGAAGAAGCGCAAGGCATCTTACATCTATGGAATCTGGCGAGCTACTGGATGGGGGTTGATTTAAACCGCTTACCGAAAGATGAGGCTGCCTGCTGGGAATGGCTATATACTTATCTATCTATTCAGCAACTTGACTTTAAGATGGGGCGGCCACTGGCCAAAGCCCTACACGATTTGCCGCGCCAGCTAATGGGTGAGGATAATCGCCGCGGGCGTTTCGTTGAGATGGTTAATGCCAGCGTGACACGTACCCTAGTCGGTGACGATGTTGGCGATGGGCTAGAATTACCCAAGTCAAAAATACGCTTTGGTGTCCTGTCTTCAGTGCCTATCTTATTTACCCTTGATACCGCACGCCAGCACAATCAGACCGTTGCTGATAAGTTAGAAGCGTTCCGTGCCAAGCGTCAGGACAATATGAACTGGTGGCTAAAGCGAAATGATGAGTATTATAAATAG